A segment of the Necator americanus strain Aroian chromosome IV, whole genome shotgun sequence genome:
TTGATTGTTACCTAAGGCGAATAAGATATACACACCGTGTAGTCAGAGTAttcttaagtactggtgtttGGACACTGTTAGGGAACTCCATGTGGAACTTATACCCCAAAGTGTTAGGGACGGGATAAAGTGACTAGTGATAGATAAGTACTCATTTTTGCTGTTCATGAATGTCTTTCcaatatttgtttaaaaaaaaagaaaaaaaaaacgaagtaagAGATAGTCGGAACGTCAAGCCAAAAATAGAGTTTCACCAGAACGTCGTTCGCAAAATAAGGAAACATAAATAGCAACTAATTCAATTTTATGTggtgttctaaaaaaatgatgGAGTTCATCTGCAACCAGCTCCAATAGTTTTGACAAACTCTGAGACTGAGCTGAAACTGACAAATGCAACAGTGGTAAGTGAAGTGAACGATTAACTAATTAACCTATTGATGACAGCACCCTTTTTTGCGTATCTGGCACCGATCGACTTTTACGGGATATATtcgaaaaggaaataatataataaatgataaaaccattgaataaaagaaacttttaaaaaattaggaagaaaattgagCTGCGCTGTCATCAAATAGTTAAACAATCGGACATGAGGATTCGTCAAATAGTTAAATACATGGAGATTGGCGTTTACGACCTCAAATCTACCCTAACCGAAAGAAGCctaatagaatagaatttaCACATAGACTGCGCAACGTCGCAGTAAGTTGATGTTTAGAAACCCCTATGCGCACGTTTTGGAactgaaaacaaaaggaaCTAAAAAATTTGGATTAAGTACTTTGCCACGATTACGTCCACAACATACGTTAATAATGCATAACCGCATAAGAAATGGAGCGGAAGTTCACTTCCAACAAACTAAAATTCGAAACACACCCAGTAGTAAAACAAACGATAAGGATAATGAAACGGGATTTCGCTCGGAGTACGTTTAAGTACGTAATCCCATCTACGCACAAGTACACAAGAAAATGATCAATAATAGGAAAGAGAGCTTTGAAGAGGTTTTCGGTATCCGTAGTCACCGAAGACATAAGACTTCATCCCGATAAAATACCTCCGGCACAAACTGTATGATAGGGagaaaacggcatgaagcacggtgcagttgcggatGCGGTCGAACTGACGCGGTGAAGATAGCGGTTgcaatcgagatgggaccaaatgcgaactgcagcgagaaATGGTGTCAGCAAAGGTCCTCCTAGAttcgtgcttcatatcgttttgaccctgctatacATAGTGTTGTGAACGGGACGCATCGGTCAGGTTGAACTTTTTCGGTGGGTGCTACGCATGCATGCAGACTTATTTATGAACTATGTGTCATTGTTTCCTTATTTatctcaaatattttcagtaCGTTCTCTCTATATTCAAGTTCAAGACACACCAAATCCACTGTCCCTGAAATTCTTACCTGGGCAGACTCTACCTGATAATCCACGTACATATGAATACACCAGTGTGGCATCTGCCAAGGACAGCCCTCTAGCAATGTGAGGAATCTTTTCGATTTAACTGTTCGTGCATTATTTTGGTGTGAAGCCTTGGAATTATGAGATTGTTATATACATTCTATATCAGTGCATTTTATTCAGGGAACTCTTTTGTGTTGACGGTGTGAAATCCGTTTTCCTCGGACAGGATTTCATcacaatcacaaaaaaagacgaagagaCGGATTGGGCGACGATGCGGGCAGAAATATTCTCCACAATAGCGAACTTCATTGAGTCAGGGAAACCTGTTATTCGACAGAATGGTTCAGCTCCTGTTCACGAAGATACAGGTAGGATAAAATTTCATCCTATGTTTatgtttcttgaaaattctatGCATTCATTTTGTGTAAAGTTATGTACTATCGCATCATTACAATTAATTTATTGTGGTTTATTGTAGTAGAACAGGTGTTGTGTGATTGATTTGTAAACATGGAAGCATTTTGTCCTATGTAGGATGAGTCTGCTATGGTGGTGATAAGCTGAAACGTTTGTGTCTTTGATGCAGCTGCTGTGCCTGCGATGAGCAGAGATGGTGGGAGGAAGTTTATTAGTGTTTATTGATTGTAGTGTTAGTGTACAACGACAAGGTTATATAGATCCGGCCTTATACAGAGGTCGGTCttatgataaaggataaaagatgaagtttctggcgttaatcagtccgatTACaatacgaacgcgtaactggcctatgcaatgacttgcgggggccacccgatgtgtcaagtcagtatttttatcctcctagacaagtctggtaccaatttatcgaccccggggggatgaaaggcttgatgagcactagggcggattggaagctccgatcgatcgtgcaggaagcggaacccctaaccgctacactacacccgccgaTCACATGATGATCTCCGATAATTGCATTTATGGCCTTCATTGATAACAATCACAATGTACTACTGCTGTTTTATTACTATCCTGCTTGTTATCCTACAGAAGATGGCCCCGATAAGATAATCGACGTCGAAGTCCAGAAGAGCTCACTGCAAAGGCTTCGAGTACCGCTTCCCGAACTCTACTACTTGTTAGAGTTGGGGGGTTCAGCAATCTAGCAGATCGATGGCGATCTAGCCGAGGTGCTGGAATCTTCTCACCAGGTTGGTTGCTGTTGCCTCACGAACAGCAACCCCTTTGCGCAGTGTTGGGGACAGATGAACACCTTTTCATCTTTCCGTTGTACTATCTCACTAGAGTATAAGGTTTTCCTCGAGTTCTTGTCCTCACACATCTTTTCACATTCCCTCACTCTTTACGTTCATCCGTCCTcgccatttttttcatcttaggTGTAccttcctcctcttcttcatcTGATCACTTACTGGATTTCTTTCCGAACATGTGCAACAAAAAAGATATCATTCTAATTCGTATTAGTATTTTATCGAGCACTGCAATCATTGAAAGCTAAGTGTTTTAGGTATAAATGTTTTTAGCGAAATGATAGATtatcacttgttttttttttctcttatgactacgcaccatttttttttcttgtcttaaTTTTCCGCTGTTCTTGTAGAACCGATGGTTTGTCATCTACGATTTCTATAGTTTTtcagaaatcaatgaaaacgATGATGATACGGTGGCGATGATCAAAGAGTTATTAGATTCCCGTGTGCGCCCTATGGTTCAAGAGGATGGCGGCGACGTGACATATATGGGTTTCGAAGATGGAACTGTAAAATTGAAACTGAAGGTTTGTGTTACAGTTCCCAGAGTCATTATACTGTATTGATTTAACACAAATATATTAAAAGTACGGCAAAAAAGGAGAGCCGACATCATCTTACGGTTCAAAGAAGTGTTTTGTATTCCAGTTTCTGTACGAATTAAGAGACAAGAGTTGTCTTAATACCATATTCTTTTATCTCCTTAAATCGTTCTTATCACGAAATTTCCTTCATTCAGGGTTCCTGCACTGGTTGTCCCAGCTCCTCCGTTACTCTCAAGTCTGGCATCCAAAACATGCTGCACTTCTACGTTCCTGAGGTATTATATACACAtataaattgtttatttatatggaTCTAAATATgtagacaaataaatatgacTTAACGCTAAAGCAGCACCTATAATCGTCATGAATTTCTCTCTTAATCAGCATGCTTTCAGGTTAAAGAGGTGGTGGAAGTAACTGATGAATCGGATGATCTGGCTCAACGCGAGTTAGAGAAGTTTGAGAAGTCACGAGGTATCGTCGATTAACATGTGCGTCTACCATGATGGTGTTGTACGAATTACGTGATAATGATTTCGAAAGTCGTTTTGCAACAATAGATACTATAGCTTATTCGTACCAATCCATTTCGCTTGCCTTACAAAGTGGAACGTTTTTGCTACATCGTTGCGGACTTTATTAACTTTAATCACTCCCCTACTTCAACACACGCTTGTTGAATACATTGCGCTCATTCTTAGACTGTTGCCTCAGTGGTATTGATCTGTACATTAATTTCGTGAATCGATGTGATTGATGAGAtgaataaaactgaaaaagacaGAGAAGACACATATTCGAATGCAGTTACATCCTTGACAATGAGAACCTGATAACAACTATCATTTTTTATGTAGCACATTAAAATATGTGGATAATAGTGTAAGCGAACTGTCCTAACCAgtggtatagtagggtcaaaacgacatgaagcacgtacgcttgcgaaggtcccaactcggttccaagtcctggctccaccgcgccgttttgagcgcgtatgcaaatgcaccgcaactacactcgtgattcatgtcattttgacccgactatatagcCTGGTCAAAGCGACCTGAAACTcgctgcagttgcgcaagtggctgcgctcgaagcgaagcggtggagcggtagcggttaggatcaaggGGAAACCTTTGCTAGGCCTATTCATTGCAGCAGTTATCGATGGTACCACGTCGATTCAAACAGCCATTTCAAACTCGTCACGGcggagccgcttacgcaactgcaccatgctttacgtcgttttgacccaactatacacaAGGACAGGTGAAAATGATTCAATACAAGAAAATTCTCAGCTGTTCCTCACGTTGGCGAAGGTAACGACCAATGAATACGATCGAAAAGATGGTTGAAGTAAATGTGACAGAACAACTAATCCTAAAGGTTGCCTACTAATAAACTTATAACTTACTAAACTAGTAACTAATAACTTActaaatttattatattgaaACAGCATGACAAGAATCGGAGTTCAACCAAGTACCAGACATCTGGACAAGCTGTCCCCTTTGTGGGTTTTCTGTAGTCATTATTCGCTAGCAAACATCTTTTCGACATATTGAAAGTCCTCCACGTTGTGGGACATTTCCCACTTATCTTATGTGGCCATACACAACACCTGACTCATTTAAACcacgtatagtagggtcaaaaggacatgaagcacttacgcaattacgtaggcggcttctctcgaggcggtgcggtggagcgtagcagttaggagcgtagtggaacccttgctagcaccagccatcgctgcagtttgcggcgCTCCCACTTCGGTTCCTTCCTCCTTCCTCCACCACACCGTTTTgggcgcgtacgcaaatgcaccgcagaTACATTCGTggttcacgtcgttttgatccgactttTCGAATTATTCCGATTTTAAAGCTTAAATGCTTAGCTCAGCGCAATAGATTTTTAAGTGAAACTTATAGGATTAGAAGTAGACGTTCAGTAAGTTctcttttctcaaatttattctccttttttcactcAATAGGACTCGTTGATTCTTTGTGTTGTACTTTTGCGTCTCTGACGAGATTGCTACTTTACAATACCTCTTTTGATATCTGGAATTGTTTGAATAGTGTTTGATATGTATATCCAGCAATTAGAGGATTGACCGAAGTTGCGGAACATTATTATCCTCCCTGCAAtgctgtgtctgcacgattaatcgaaggttcaaatccgcgctagtgctcaccaagcctttcatccatccaaggttaataaattggtaccagacttctgcggaggataaaaacactgaattgatacCTCGGGTAcccccggaagtcattgtataggtcagttacacgtttgtgaacctcaaacagttctgaattgaagtgaacgtggtggcgcatcctagatgatgatgatgatccTAGGCATCATAGAAGCGGATTAATTAGCGCCAgacaatttatcttttttattctttattatccTCAAGACAGATAGTAGAGAGGAAATGATCAGCAAGGTGGGATATGGTTTACTATCGTACCAGTTTTATGCTATCATGCTGCTTTAATGTTGTCTCTCGATCTTGTCTTGGAGACGATCGTTGTTCTGGTTTTTTGCTATTATATTGCGCTATCGGCTTGGCTCGCGGCCAGTTACTGCATTTGTTGTCTTCATGTGGTTGCGTCTCTTTCGCGTCATCTTTCCACTTGCGATCACGTACCTCCAGGTGGTAGGTTCTGAGAACGCCGATCACCTTCCCGATTACCATTATCGTAAGtatgttttattttgcttaGACGCTGTGTAATCTCGTTTCATGATTGTGCGCCGAGAATAGTTAACGAAAGatttgttgacaaaaaaaaaacaatctattATTCTTTGGGGCAGAGTAGCACAGTCGGTGGGGATTCCGCTGcggccgcacggtcgatggttcgtaACCCCCTAGTCCCAATCAAGCTTTTTacccttccggggtcgataaataggTACCAAGCttatctgagaggataaaaactttgagttgacacatcggatgaccaccgcaaatcattgtataagctagttacacgtttgtgaacctctaacgattctgaattgaagtgaacgtggtggtgggtCCCAAGCGATTGATTATTGCCAGAtagtttattctttattcttaaTCTCCTCTTAAAAGTCTTCACGAGGAAGGCATAGTTGTTTCTAATTTCAGAATCACGGTATGTAAGGTGCTCTAGAGTGGATAACGATCTATACCGTACACTATGCAGTGTAGTTGCCGAGAAAACGGTCACAAAACCAGGAGAGCAGTGCTTCAACGATTTTGATCCACATCTGAAGGTTCGTATTCCATCCGTTCGTTTCTAATTTTATCATTCTGTCAATCAGTAATAAATAGTGGTTTCACTCTAACATTTTCCCTGCTACAAAAGCCTCAGTTAAAAGCATATTTTCGGATCTTTCCGCAGACAAAAATTTCGTCCATTTGATTTTTCATGCTCTGAAAGTCTATCTATGTACATCCGAAATTTATCTTCAGCATTTGTAGCCCAAAATTGCAGCTTTTTTGTTATCCGTGCTTTGAGAATTTCTTATTCTCCATAGCCAATACATTGAAGGTCCCAACCTCCTAACCACAGGGTGGCACAGAAATACGGGAAATTTTAAAGCAACTCTCACGAAAGTAAGAGAAATGAATCAACAAGTTTTATTgttgagaacaaaaagaaaaatacatgaGATTCAGGGttccacgaagaaaaaaaattgttcaaacgaaagaaaaaacaaaaaaaaatctaacaaaaAAGAGAGGCCTGAACTGCTTCAATGTTTTTTGGGGCTCGCTGAATACGTTGGTACCCTGATGGTTGATATAGTGGCAAGTTGAAACGCTCTGATGACGTCCTGAATTGTAATGACGACGGAATTCTCGTTGAGCAGCAGTGGTACTGTcaccatttttgtaaaatgactTCACAGTAAGCATGCACGTCGTGAACCGATCCACTGGTTCATGATTACTAAATAGTAAGTAGAAGTGGATACTGAAGGAAGCCACTCACACCTGTCTACGAACTCTTCAAGACTTCCAATCCcacatttagaaaattttccgtTTCTCTGTGTCATCCTGTATCTCTTCGTCTACTCTTTATCACTAGTCATATCatctttcttttaatttccatCTGTATGAAAAGTAGGCAAAACGGCAAAGGATCTATCCATAATTCATTCTCGAAACTGACACTTTCCGCCCACCTCAACTACTTTCTGTTTCTACTTCATTATAattctctccctctctttctctctttctctctctctctctctctctctctctctctctctctctctctctctctctctctctctctctctctctctctctctctctctctctctctctctctctctctctttctctctctctctccctctctgtTCCCGTTATTAGTCTCATGGCCAGAAACCTATTaggaaagcatttttttttcaatgaaaaaaggtTATATGCTACCTCAGTCTGCTCCCTCCAgtgcaaaaattcaaagttgGAGCACACAAAGGTTGTAGTTATTCGGCCGAAAATATCCACAGATTTAGCTTGGATTTATGCATTTTATAGTTGTGGCATTAGGTTGGCCTTGAGATGCTGTAATGTCTCCATATTTCAACTTTGAATGCTGAGACATAACATATGGGTTACATGTGGGCATAAATCCTGGTTCATGTGCTGATTTTCTGGTCAGTATGTTAtattcaaaggcagcgtaccaggAACCTGATCTGATGAGGGAATCTGCGGGAAAAGCTTGAGATGGTGTTGTAAATTGCGTGATCCGGGGTCgatccgctcatctctctgtTATTGTGAGAAACGCCGTGGAAGATGCCGTTCTTTCCTGCGTTTCAGTCGGTtaaatcagttgcaacgcgccacccatttgcacgcgccgcatccacatgcgagcggtcaaagacTCACGAAATCTCCTCCccggcctattcaagtaaaaccaatgaataagctgcagAGAGGAGCAGAACGTATATACAGAGGaccgttctaacgtacctcgtaggaactaaaacggTTCCCACCCCTTTTTTCCCCAACTTATAACTTCAcctctagcttttctcgcggattccctcaccacttcagattcctTTAGTACGAATAAgaatgtccttttttttgggCCATATATTAGATATCTTGGGgcggtgtagcgtagtcggtaagaggttacggtgtggctacaatcgatcggaggttcgagtccgccctagggcaaaccaagcctctcatcgCTCCGGCGTCGAtatattggtaccagatttgtctgcgaggataaaaaacactgacttggcacaacggctagcccccacaagtcattatAAGGCTGCACTCACGTTCATAAACATCTAACGAAGTGTGAGTTGAAGTGGAACGCCTAGGCGCATCTCCATAGGGATTAGGGAACGCCGTGGACTTTACTTCACTTTATATACTAGATATCTGCCTACCTTTTTGATGCAATGTTTTACGCTGCCCGCAGActtcacagccgcgcgggcggcGCCGCCTGCACAAGTATGCgcttgatggttattgaggGTTTGCAatagtgcgctcaataaccgcCAAACAACAGGCCGTGCGGGCCCGCGTAGCTGCGAagtctgcgggcagccttagaAAAATAGCGCGATATTTATTACAAACAAATTTCGCACAATTTGTATTGAAGATCCAGTGCATTAAAAGTATTGCGTGAGCAccagaaagcagaaaataggGTCCAATCGTGCCGCGTTCGAGTAGCGCGCCGGCACCGAAAAAGCGATGAGACGAGGTGGTACTGGGAGGTGCCGCGACGTCAGAGAGCTCCAACGTCTGGTTACTTCATATCCCAGCGCTAAAAAGTCGTGCAAATAGTTGCACCGctatagtctttcctccgacgTAGTAGTGACGTAAATGATACAATCTGCTAAGATGTGAAGTCAAATTGATAGCAAAATATGTTCATGAGAAGTTAGAAGTCCCTTAATGACTATGGCGATTGCATCCGGGAGTGTTTTACcttatgtacatacatactttGCATGAGCATTGAAAAATCTATGGTAAGTTACGGTGCGGTACTGTCGCTTGCTCTTAACTTgtcataaaatggaaatttaaGAACAACTTGTATATAATTTGACTTCTCTCTTTCAGATCTATCCAAAAACTGGCATATTgttgaaaaagaagcaaaatgaCACCAAATGTGCGGAAAAAAACTATCATTTTTTTGCGGTAGTCAAAAACATAATTTGAGGTTATGGTTGGAAAACTGTTCAGGGTCTCAAGCTTTTACATGTGGTTAAAACACCAAGAAATTGTTAGAGGCAAGCAAATTAAATTgctgatttattattatttttttactcatttgTGCGATTTTGATAATTGTGTAAAATTAtactttgtttttaatttgaacCTTTGCGttgcgaggaaaaaaattttcaaaacggcCAATGAAATCCCGATTAAGCTTAGCGATGCCTGATTTTTGTGGGATTCTCATTGTATGTGGACAGACGAACACCGTTCGTGCACTACAGCAGCGCCAACTTTGAAATCTCCTCTTTTCGTCtgcttcctttcatttttttctctgctttgcACCTCCGTTTATCTCCAGAACAAAGTTCAAATTGAAAGATCCCAAGCGGAACTCTTGAAACGCATAATGCACTTTAGTTTATAAAGCTAATTTCCTTCTGGATAGATTTTCTCGCTCTCTTATACCACTGTCTTTTCATGACTTTCCACTAGTAAGGAATAATATGGAGCTTTCAGTTAAATTCTATGGAACTATACCAACATTTTGCtaattatttttcagaatAGTAATTCAAATAGTAATGGTTAGCTGGGACCcaagacaaagaaaaaggaagaaaaatctagatttcatttttaattttcaattaattttcaggaaattccGGAAATCACGTCATAGCATTTACAGAAAAGGTGATTTTAATTGCAGAACATCC
Coding sequences within it:
- a CDS encoding hypothetical protein (NECATOR_CHRIV.G13506.T1); its protein translation is MNLTRFSRGLFNLLKTSKSSGLRSLYIQVQDTPNPLSLKFLPGQTLPDNPRTYEYTSVASAKDSPLAMELFCVDGVKSVFLGQDFITITKKDEETDWATMRAEIFSTIANFIESGKPVIRQNGSAPVHEDTEINENDDDTVAMIKELLDSRVRPMVQEDGGDVTYMGFEDGTVKLKLKGSCTGCPSSSVTLKSGIQNMLHFYVPEVKEVVEVTDESDDLAQRELEKFEKSRGIVD
- a CDS encoding hypothetical protein (NECATOR_CHRIV.G13507.T1), with translation MAGASKGSTTLLTATLHRTASREAAYVIACCVWPHKISGKCPTTWRTFNMSKRCLLANNDYRKPTKGTACPDVWYLVELRFLSCCFNIINLD